In Flavobacterium sp. N1736, the following are encoded in one genomic region:
- a CDS encoding MBL fold metallo-hydrolase encodes MKLHHLRNATLVIETDQHVILVDPMLGKKKTIPPFTIFRYKPKRNPLVALPKNSREILSKVTHCLITHLHPDHIDKAGEVFLRRKNIPVTCSVKDEKILTTRGLNIVQSLNYWEPQEFLDGKITGIPAIHGYGFIAKPMGNVMGFHIELANEKSVYVSSDTIFTEHVQKVLVEFKPEIAVVACGTARLDIGQPLLMRMNDILKFVALAPNQVFANHLEALNHCPTKRSELRAALEENNLLSKVAIPEDGENVSY; translated from the coding sequence ATGAAATTACATCATTTACGAAATGCTACTTTAGTTATAGAAACAGATCAACATGTGATTTTGGTTGATCCGATGTTAGGAAAGAAAAAAACGATTCCGCCCTTTACAATCTTTCGATATAAACCTAAAAGAAATCCTTTAGTTGCTTTGCCTAAAAACAGCAGAGAAATTTTAAGCAAAGTAACCCATTGCCTCATTACACATTTACACCCAGATCATATTGATAAAGCCGGAGAAGTTTTTTTAAGACGAAAAAACATTCCGGTTACTTGTAGCGTCAAAGACGAAAAAATCCTGACAACAAGAGGTTTGAATATCGTTCAAAGTTTAAACTATTGGGAACCACAGGAATTTTTAGACGGAAAAATCACTGGAATTCCTGCTATTCATGGCTACGGATTTATCGCGAAACCAATGGGAAATGTAATGGGTTTTCATATTGAATTGGCTAATGAAAAATCTGTTTATGTTAGTTCTGATACTATTTTTACAGAACATGTACAAAAAGTTCTCGTTGAATTTAAGCCCGAAATTGCTGTTGTAGCCTGTGGAACTGCCCGACTTGATATTGGTCAGCCTTTATTAATGCGAATGAATGATATTTTAAAATTTGTTGCTTTGGCTCCAAATCAGGTTTTTGCCAATCATTTAGAAGCTTTAAATCATTGTCCAACAAAACGATCAGAATTAAGAGCGGCTTTAGAAGAAAATAATCTTTTGTCGAAAGTTGCAATTCCAGAAGATGGGGAGAATGTTTCTTATTAA
- a CDS encoding B12-binding domain-containing radical SAM protein — protein MKTKLFIVTPPFTQLNTPYPATAYIKGFLNTKNVESVQADLGIDVILELFSKKGLIDLFEVSSLKFQLAGNTISDNSKRIFALQDEYIKTIDAVIQFLQGKNPTLALQICQEDFLPEASRFAQLEELDWAFGTMGTQDKAKHLATLYLEDISDFIVECVDENFGFSRYAERLGRSANSFDELYEALQQNPTYIDSILISILKEKIEAVEPTFFLISVPFPGNLYSAFRCAQWIKQHHPEIKISMGGGFPNTELRSLSDARVFEFFDFITLDDGEVPIEELIENLSSRAESTEERRYKRTFLLEDEKVVYKNNSLKHDYKQAYVGTPDYSDLSLDKYISVIEIVNPMHRMWSDGRWNKLTMAHGCYWGKCTFCDISLDYIKVYEPVAANLLCDRIEEMMLQTGQNGFHFVDEAAPPALMRALALEILRRKLAVTWWTNIRFEKSFSKDLCLLLKASGCIAVSGGLEVASDRLLKLIDKGVTVEQVAKVTRNFTEAGIMVHAYLMYGYPTQTIQETIDSLEMVRQLFEAGILQSGFWHQFAMTAHSPVGLYPEKFGVTKTTEAIGTFANNDIDYTDSTGINHDKFSFGLKKSLFNFMHGICFDYELQDWFDFKIPKTKIDPYFIFNALESTNDFSTKPNAKVVWLGGKPSVEYFTKSKKGQTWEMMTFTFHDKKESFTIQTNKIEGEWLLEILKKIAISSGKNLTFQELKNDFETQLDDFELFWYSKPINTLREFGLLVL, from the coding sequence TTGAAAACCAAACTCTTCATTGTCACGCCGCCTTTTACACAACTGAATACACCGTATCCGGCAACAGCGTATATAAAAGGATTTTTAAATACTAAAAATGTCGAATCCGTTCAGGCAGATTTGGGTATCGATGTGATTTTGGAATTGTTTTCTAAAAAGGGTTTAATTGATTTATTTGAAGTTTCAAGTTTGAAGTTTCAGCTTGCAGGAAACACGATTTCCGATAATTCAAAACGAATTTTTGCTTTACAGGACGAATACATCAAAACAATTGATGCTGTAATTCAGTTTTTGCAGGGAAAAAATCCAACGTTGGCATTGCAAATCTGTCAGGAAGATTTTCTGCCGGAAGCTTCTCGTTTTGCACAATTAGAAGAACTCGATTGGGCTTTCGGAACAATGGGAACACAGGATAAAGCAAAACATTTAGCCACTTTATACCTTGAAGATATATCTGATTTTATTGTAGAATGTGTCGATGAAAATTTTGGCTTTAGCCGATATGCGGAACGTTTAGGTCGAAGCGCCAATTCTTTTGATGAATTATATGAGGCTTTACAACAGAATCCAACTTATATAGATTCTATTTTAATTTCTATTTTAAAAGAAAAAATTGAAGCTGTAGAACCTACTTTTTTCTTAATTTCAGTTCCCTTTCCGGGAAATTTATATAGCGCTTTTCGATGTGCACAATGGATAAAACAGCATCATCCGGAAATTAAGATTTCGATGGGTGGCGGTTTTCCAAATACCGAATTACGTTCACTTTCTGATGCACGTGTTTTCGAATTCTTCGATTTTATCACTTTAGATGATGGCGAAGTGCCGATAGAAGAATTGATAGAGAATTTGTCATCCCGCGCAGAATCGACGGAAGAAAGGCGGTATAAAAGAACTTTTTTATTGGAAGATGAAAAAGTTGTCTATAAAAACAATTCCTTAAAACACGATTATAAACAAGCTTATGTAGGAACTCCTGATTATTCTGATTTGTCTTTGGATAAATATATTTCGGTTATCGAAATCGTAAATCCGATGCATAGAATGTGGAGTGACGGACGCTGGAATAAACTCACTATGGCGCACGGCTGTTATTGGGGAAAATGTACTTTTTGTGATATTTCATTAGATTACATAAAAGTTTACGAACCGGTTGCTGCCAATTTATTGTGTGACAGAATAGAAGAAATGATGTTGCAAACGGGACAAAATGGTTTTCATTTTGTTGACGAAGCCGCTCCGCCAGCGTTGATGCGTGCTTTGGCGTTAGAAATATTACGTCGGAAACTCGCCGTAACCTGGTGGACAAACATTCGGTTTGAAAAAAGTTTCTCTAAAGATTTGTGTTTATTACTAAAAGCATCGGGTTGTATTGCTGTTTCCGGAGGTTTAGAAGTAGCGTCAGACCGATTGTTAAAATTGATAGACAAAGGCGTAACGGTTGAACAAGTGGCAAAAGTAACCCGAAATTTTACAGAAGCCGGAATTATGGTTCATGCTTATTTAATGTACGGTTATCCAACACAAACAATTCAGGAAACGATTGACAGTTTAGAAATGGTGCGACAATTATTTGAGGCCGGAATTTTGCAATCCGGTTTTTGGCATCAGTTTGCGATGACGGCGCATAGTCCGGTTGGTTTATATCCCGAGAAATTTGGTGTAACAAAAACCACTGAAGCAATTGGGACTTTTGCCAATAATGATATTGACTACACGGATTCTACGGGAATCAACCACGATAAATTTAGTTTTGGACTTAAAAAATCACTTTTTAATTTCATGCACGGAATTTGTTTTGACTACGAACTTCAGGATTGGTTCGATTTTAAAATTCCGAAAACGAAAATTGATCCGTATTTTATTTTTAATGCACTTGAAAGCACAAATGATTTCAGCACAAAACCAAATGCAAAAGTAGTTTGGTTAGGAGGAAAACCTTCTGTGGAGTATTTTACAAAATCTAAAAAGGGACAAACATGGGAAATGATGACTTTTACTTTTCATGATAAAAAGGAAAGTTTCACGATTCAGACTAATAAAATTGAAGGCGAATGGCTGCTTGAAATTCTGAAAAAAATTGCCATTTCAAGCGGTAAAAATTTGACTTTTCAGGAACTAAAAAATGATTTCGAAACTCAATTAGATGATTTTGAATTGTTTTGGTATTCAAAACCAATTAATACGTTACGTGAGTTTGGGTTATTAGTATTGTAG